The following coding sequences are from one Arthrobacter crystallopoietes window:
- a CDS encoding HhH-GPD-type base excision DNA repair protein, which produces MTDLYLSGDPVADDLLNANPFALLTGMLLDQQIPMEVAFSGPAKMADRLGGLDAQQVADMDPDEFLEVFRQKPAVHRFPKSMAGRVQDLARSIVEDYGGDASGIWTAGNPSGAEVLARLKMLPGFGEQKAKIFLALLGKQFGLEAPGWREAAGDYGRSDVAMSIADVTGPESLVAVRAYKQQQKAKKK; this is translated from the coding sequence ATGACCGATCTTTATCTGTCCGGAGATCCGGTTGCTGATGATCTGCTGAACGCCAATCCGTTCGCCCTGCTCACGGGAATGCTGCTCGATCAACAGATCCCGATGGAAGTGGCCTTCAGCGGTCCGGCAAAAATGGCCGACCGTCTCGGCGGGCTGGACGCGCAGCAGGTCGCCGACATGGATCCCGACGAGTTCCTCGAAGTGTTCCGGCAGAAACCCGCCGTTCACCGGTTCCCGAAGTCCATGGCTGGCCGCGTGCAGGATCTCGCACGCTCAATCGTTGAGGATTACGGCGGCGATGCGTCGGGCATCTGGACTGCCGGAAATCCGAGTGGTGCCGAGGTGCTTGCCCGGCTGAAAATGCTGCCCGGGTTTGGCGAGCAGAAGGCGAAGATCTTCCTGGCGCTGCTGGGCAAGCAGTTTGGGCTGGAGGCGCCGGGCTGGCGGGAGGCAGCAGGGGATTACGGGCGCAGCGATGTCGCGATGTCGATCGCCGACGTCACCGGTCCGGAGTCTCTTGTCGCAGTGCGCGCATACAAGCAACAGCAGAAGGCGAAGAAGAAGTAG
- a CDS encoding dihydrofolate reductase family protein, producing the protein MRKVTSGLFHSVDGVVEAPDQWQFDSFDDELGAGLGDFINSTSTVILGRVTYEQWADYWPTASDPFADFINPIEKFVASRTLSGNLEWQNSRLIDGGLEDFVRELKKGDGDDIAVCGSISVVRQLLFAGLLDSLTLMQHPVVAGKGKRLFEPEDPTTRLFLQDSQITSKGNVIMKYGLLGENLN; encoded by the coding sequence ATGCGGAAAGTTACCTCAGGCCTCTTCCACTCCGTCGACGGCGTGGTCGAAGCGCCGGACCAGTGGCAGTTCGACAGTTTCGATGATGAACTCGGCGCGGGCCTGGGCGACTTCATCAACAGCACTTCCACGGTGATCCTGGGCCGGGTGACCTACGAGCAGTGGGCCGACTACTGGCCCACCGCCTCGGACCCGTTCGCCGACTTCATCAACCCGATCGAGAAGTTTGTTGCATCCCGGACGCTCAGCGGCAACCTCGAGTGGCAGAACTCCCGGCTAATCGACGGCGGACTGGAAGACTTCGTGCGCGAGCTCAAGAAGGGCGACGGCGACGATATAGCCGTTTGCGGCAGTATCTCTGTTGTGCGCCAGCTGCTGTTCGCCGGGCTGCTCGACTCACTGACGCTGATGCAGCATCCGGTCGTCGCCGGCAAGGGCAAGCGCCTCTTCGAACCCGAGGATCCGACAACGCGCCTGTTCCTGCAGGACTCACAGATCACCAGCAAGGGCAACGTGATCATGAAATACGGCCTGCTCGGCGAAAATTTGAACTGA
- a CDS encoding DsbA family oxidoreductase, whose protein sequence is MARPNVPPNTVTVFTDVMCGWSTLALHRFYQARDAAGLTGRLHVDLQLFLLEDLNRTALTTRMIEPEKSAINALAPELEFKQWQRDPYEWPVTSLPANEAVHAAKEQSLAAAEELDMALRLAFWRDSRCISMRHEILDVATACSAVDVDRLRDAFDTGRARGPMMQSYFAHRDEVQGSPHFFLADGTDVANPGMELHQEDQDGAEVPVVDDDEPGVYDGLVRHAAAAGVG, encoded by the coding sequence ATGGCACGCCCAAACGTCCCGCCCAATACCGTTACTGTCTTTACGGATGTGATGTGCGGCTGGTCCACGCTGGCCCTGCACCGCTTTTACCAGGCTCGTGACGCGGCCGGATTGACCGGCCGCCTGCATGTTGACCTGCAGCTGTTCCTGCTCGAGGACCTCAACCGCACGGCCCTCACAACCCGGATGATCGAACCGGAGAAGTCCGCCATCAACGCGCTGGCTCCTGAGCTGGAGTTCAAACAGTGGCAGCGCGATCCCTACGAGTGGCCCGTGACCAGCCTGCCGGCCAACGAAGCGGTCCACGCTGCCAAAGAACAATCGCTCGCTGCGGCGGAGGAACTCGACATGGCGCTGCGGCTCGCGTTCTGGCGGGACAGCCGCTGCATCAGCATGCGCCACGAAATTCTCGACGTCGCAACGGCGTGCAGTGCAGTCGACGTCGACAGGCTGCGCGACGCTTTCGACACTGGTCGAGCACGAGGACCCATGATGCAGTCCTACTTTGCCCACCGCGACGAAGTCCAGGGCAGCCCGCACTTCTTTCTCGCCGACGGTACGGATGTGGCCAATCCTGGAATGGAGCTGCACCAGGAAGACCAGGATGGCGCCGAAGTTCCGGTGGTCGACGACGACGAGCCCGGCGTCTACGACGGGCTGGTCCGGCACGCGGCGGCGGCCGGCGTCGGATAG
- a CDS encoding zinc-ribbon domain-containing protein, with product MLILFGFSRRPRVLATRPGTCPFCGVSGPQRLIEEAGKFSLFFIPIFTTSRRYYSECLHCGRHNEISRQQKDALLRA from the coding sequence ATGCTGATCCTGTTCGGCTTCAGCAGGAGGCCGCGCGTGCTCGCCACCCGGCCGGGCACTTGCCCGTTCTGCGGTGTGAGCGGGCCGCAGCGCCTCATTGAGGAAGCCGGCAAATTCTCCCTCTTCTTCATCCCGATCTTCACCACCAGCCGCCGCTATTACTCGGAGTGCCTGCATTGCGGGCGCCACAACGAGATCTCCCGGCAGCAAAAGGACGCGCTCCTGCGGGCCTGA
- a CDS encoding class I SAM-dependent methyltransferase yields the protein MGLKSAFFAARYDSATRFAESQVLGRRRAALLSGLQGRVIDVGAGTGANLPHFPPSCTVVAVEPDPDMRKRLEAKIGTATTDVTIDDGEADRLPAEDSSVDAVVYTLVLCTVPDQASALAEARRVLKPGGKLLFLEHVRGFGVHAKVQDLVRPVWRFAAQGCNPNRDTVGAMATAGFTVKLDEEFFIGPKWQPLNPLVMGTATAK from the coding sequence GTGGGGCTGAAAAGCGCGTTCTTTGCCGCACGCTACGACTCCGCCACGCGCTTCGCCGAGTCCCAGGTCCTCGGTCGGCGCCGGGCTGCGCTGCTGTCCGGCTTGCAGGGCAGGGTGATCGACGTCGGCGCCGGGACCGGGGCCAACCTGCCGCATTTCCCGCCGTCGTGCACTGTTGTTGCGGTGGAGCCGGACCCGGATATGCGCAAGCGGCTGGAAGCGAAAATCGGCACCGCTACGACAGACGTGACGATCGACGACGGCGAAGCGGACCGGCTTCCCGCAGAGGATTCCAGCGTTGATGCCGTGGTCTACACTCTGGTGCTCTGCACGGTGCCGGACCAGGCATCCGCCCTGGCCGAGGCACGGCGGGTGCTCAAGCCCGGCGGAAAACTGCTGTTTCTGGAACATGTCCGCGGGTTCGGTGTTCATGCCAAGGTGCAGGATCTGGTCCGCCCGGTCTGGCGTTTCGCCGCCCAAGGCTGCAATCCCAACCGCGACACCGTGGGAGCCATGGCCACCGCCGGCTTTACCGTGAAGCTGGACGAAGAGTTCTTCATCGGGCCGAAATGGCAGCCGCTCAACCCGCTCGTGATGGGTACCGCCACCGCGAAATGA
- a CDS encoding type 1 glutamine amidotransferase domain-containing protein: MARILMVVSAANSLTMKDGTEHPTGYWAEELVVSHRLLSEAGHTVNIATPGGKKPTVDAISLTAESAGSQQKAEDFTAYLAEIDAELSHPFVLSEVDPTYYNAIVLPGGHGPMADLATDSDLGRLLAEADRAEIIIAPFCHGPAGLLSARNDDGEFAFVGRRLTVFTDEEELGGGTGDNTPWLVESTLRANGAIVQAGPAWASNVVIDGNLISGQNPQSSEAVAKEVLAALGPAPAGAQDDEAEFDADRDEDVRDDDY; the protein is encoded by the coding sequence ATGGCACGGATCCTTATGGTCGTCTCGGCCGCAAACTCGCTCACTATGAAGGACGGCACCGAGCACCCCACCGGCTACTGGGCCGAGGAGCTGGTGGTCTCCCACCGTCTCCTGAGCGAAGCCGGCCACACCGTCAATATCGCGACGCCCGGCGGCAAAAAGCCTACGGTGGATGCCATCAGCCTCACCGCGGAGTCGGCCGGCAGCCAGCAGAAGGCCGAGGACTTCACCGCCTATCTGGCGGAGATCGACGCCGAGCTTTCGCACCCCTTTGTGCTCTCCGAGGTAGACCCCACGTACTACAACGCGATTGTGCTGCCCGGCGGCCACGGCCCCATGGCCGACCTCGCCACGGATTCGGATCTGGGCCGGCTGCTGGCCGAGGCGGACCGCGCGGAAATCATCATCGCCCCGTTCTGCCATGGCCCGGCCGGATTGCTCAGCGCGAGGAACGACGACGGCGAATTCGCCTTTGTGGGCAGGCGCCTGACCGTTTTCACGGACGAGGAAGAGCTCGGCGGCGGCACCGGCGACAACACACCCTGGCTGGTCGAGTCGACGCTGCGGGCCAACGGCGCCATTGTGCAGGCGGGTCCCGCGTGGGCCAGCAATGTGGTCATCGACGGTAACCTCATCAGCGGGCAGAACCCGCAGTCCAGCGAGGCCGTTGCCAAGGAAGTCCTCGCCGCCCTCGGTCCCGCTCCCGCCGGGGCCCAGGACGATGAAGCCGAATTTGATGCGGACCGGGACGAAGATGTTCGCGACGATGACTACTGA